CCATTTTGCTAGAAGCTCTGCTGGCAGGAGATCGATAACTGGAGAAAAGTGTAATATCTTATTCTGCAAGCTGTGTTTATGGATGAATTCTCGCGCATAACAATAATCCTGATCACTCGTTAGCACAAACTTCAGTTCATCCTTTGAAGTCATTAATTTCAAGTTAGCAAGCAAAAAGCTGTTCTC
This genomic window from Candidatus Cloacimonadota bacterium contains:
- a CDS encoding 7-carboxy-7-deazaguanine synthase QueE, producing the protein ENSFLLANLKLMTSKDELKFVLTSDQDYCYAREFIHKHSLQNKILHFSPVIDLLPAELLAKWILEDGLQVKLSLQLHKILNLR